The following proteins are co-located in the Myroides profundi genome:
- a CDS encoding RrF2 family transcriptional regulator: MLSKRCKYALKAMVCLARVYQNGHLTIATIAEKENIPKKFLEQILLELKRVKLVNSKKGLAGGYYLIKDPKEVSVADLYRIFDGPIALTPCVSINYYEPCDDCEDEVSCYLRKQFMEIRDKTRKSMSEATLQRFIDGD, translated from the coding sequence ATGTTATCAAAACGATGTAAGTATGCCTTAAAAGCAATGGTGTGTCTAGCAAGAGTATATCAAAATGGGCACCTAACTATAGCTACTATAGCAGAAAAAGAAAATATACCGAAGAAGTTTCTAGAGCAAATATTGCTAGAGCTTAAGAGAGTAAAGTTAGTTAATAGTAAAAAAGGACTAGCAGGAGGGTATTATTTAATTAAAGACCCTAAGGAGGTATCAGTAGCTGATTTGTATAGAATATTTGATGGGCCTATTGCATTAACACCATGTGTATCTATAAACTACTATGAACCATGTGATGACTGTGAAGATGAAGTAAGTTGTTATCTGAGAAAACAGTTTATGGAGATTAGAGATAAGACAAGAAAGAGCATGTCAGAAGCTACGCTTCAACGCTTTATAGACGGAGATTAA
- a CDS encoding winged helix-turn-helix transcriptional regulator, with product MTKNKIEKVEHKCTLHDVLEIVGGKWSIPIIFTLFDGTKRFSELEREIPNINTRMLVKELKKLQQTNIITRDALPTVPPTVNYTLTHKGQMLEPILRAFLKWGEEFIDK from the coding sequence ATGACAAAAAATAAAATAGAAAAAGTTGAACACAAATGTACCCTACACGATGTTTTAGAAATAGTTGGGGGAAAATGGTCTATTCCTATCATATTTACACTCTTTGATGGGACTAAACGATTTAGTGAATTAGAAAGAGAAATTCCCAATATTAATACACGAATGTTAGTCAAGGAACTAAAAAAATTACAACAGACAAATATCATCACTAGAGATGCTCTCCCTACTGTTCCTCCTACTGTAAATTATACCTTAACACATAAGGGGCAAATGCTAGAACCTATTCTACGAGCATTCTTAAAATGGGGAGAAGAGTTTATTGATAAATAA
- a CDS encoding VF530 family DNA-binding protein, whose product MQVSKDPLHGKKLVDILEELVEYYNGFEELGNQINIRCFTHDPSINSSLKFLRKTPWARDKVESLYLYVLRQKAKQQKSEE is encoded by the coding sequence ATGCAAGTATCAAAAGACCCATTACACGGAAAGAAATTAGTCGATATTCTAGAAGAATTAGTAGAATACTATAACGGATTCGAGGAGTTAGGCAATCAGATTAACATCAGATGCTTCACTCATGATCCTAGCATTAACTCTTCTTTAAAATTCTTAAGAAAAACTCCTTGGGCAAGAGATAAAGTCGAAAGCCTTTACTTATATGTTCTACGTCAAAAAGCAAAACAACAAAAATCAGAAGAATAA